A genomic stretch from Thermomonospora umbrina includes:
- a CDS encoding ABC transporter permease: protein MLSFIARRIAAGAVLLFVISFLSHLLLSVPDLDVGRQLLGSGATQDLVDAKNAELGLDRSVLVQYLDWVAHAVRGDFGTSWFTGENVVQAIGTRLPVTISLLVGVTLVTAVLSLLLGVWAGVRRGGPVDRLVQVLAVAGYALPGFLVTLIIVVVFAVRLGWFPAIGYTGFTESPSGWLSTVTLPILSLSVGSVAGLTQQVRAAVIDVLRQDYVRTLRARGLPPSRIVFRHVVRNAAAPALTVLGVQFVGLLGGAVLVEQIFGLPGLGGMTVAYTTRGDIPVIMALVMVTVLVVVTINLVVDVLIGWLNPKARVA, encoded by the coding sequence ATGCTGAGCTTCATCGCGCGCAGGATCGCGGCCGGGGCGGTGCTGCTGTTCGTGATCTCGTTCCTGAGCCATCTGCTGCTGTCCGTCCCGGACCTGGACGTGGGCCGTCAGCTCCTCGGGTCCGGGGCGACGCAGGATCTCGTGGACGCCAAGAACGCCGAGCTGGGCCTGGACCGGAGCGTGCTCGTGCAGTACCTGGACTGGGTGGCGCACGCCGTCCGGGGCGACTTCGGCACCTCCTGGTTCACCGGGGAGAACGTGGTCCAGGCCATCGGCACCCGGCTGCCCGTGACGATCAGCCTCCTGGTGGGGGTCACCCTGGTCACCGCCGTGCTGTCGCTGCTGCTCGGGGTGTGGGCGGGCGTCCGACGCGGCGGGCCGGTGGACCGGCTCGTCCAGGTGCTGGCCGTCGCCGGCTACGCGCTGCCGGGCTTCCTGGTCACGCTGATCATCGTGGTGGTGTTCGCGGTACGGCTGGGCTGGTTCCCCGCCATCGGCTACACCGGGTTCACCGAGTCCCCGAGCGGCTGGCTGTCCACGGTGACGCTGCCGATCCTGTCGCTGTCGGTCGGCTCCGTGGCCGGGTTGACGCAGCAGGTCCGCGCCGCGGTCATCGACGTGCTGCGCCAGGACTACGTGCGGACGCTGCGGGCGCGCGGGCTGCCACCGTCGCGGATCGTGTTCCGGCACGTCGTCCGGAACGCGGCGGCGCCCGCGCTCACCGTCCTCGGCGTGCAGTTCGTCGGGCTGCTCGGCGGCGCGGTGCTGGTGGAGCAGATCTTCGGGCTGCCGGGCCTGGGCGGCATGACCGTCGCCTACACCACCCGGGGCGACATCCCGGTGATCATGGCGCTGGTCATGGTCACGGTGCTGGTGGTGGTCACGATCAACCTCGTGGTGGACGTCCTCATCGGCTGGCTCAACCCGAAGGCGAGGGTCGCATGA
- a CDS encoding ABC transporter substrate-binding protein, with product MKKTARAAATVAACVTAATVLAGCSGSGSAGSGSTTLSIATLTLPQSLDPADANGSALPFFQAVYDTLLKREPDGTYAPMLATAWKYNDDRTELALTLRGDVKFDDGTPFDAAAVKANMERFVKKTGAQAKTLKDVESIEVVDAAHVTLKLGRPNPAMLFYLSDAAGLMANPAAFAKSGDPLKTRPDGTGPYELDTGKTAIGTRWAFRRATSYWGRGLPYENVTINYFDNETALVNGIKTGQVNAAVLQDADQQAGVENAPKVTTVKQEFDFQGLLLFDRGGVVTPALRDTRVRQAINHAIDRRTMLDKLRQGRGQITNQIFGTDTAAYKKELDAYYAHDPAKARELLKQAGFGGGFTLRLPRITAIVPDALASSLQTDLGKVGIKVTWQTIDPGSIRQVFGQRAYSAMVMNLGQSATDWVTVGDYVTPGVFNMFGYSDATVKELLPKIQRAPVEEAGPHLQALNEHLVKDAWFVPFYRMTYLHVSDGSVKITPQSGMAVPSLYNYAPAK from the coding sequence ATGAAGAAGACCGCAAGAGCGGCCGCCACCGTCGCGGCCTGCGTCACCGCCGCCACCGTGCTCGCCGGGTGCTCGGGCTCCGGCTCCGCCGGGAGCGGGAGCACGACCCTGTCCATCGCGACGCTGACCCTGCCGCAGAGCCTCGACCCGGCCGACGCCAACGGCAGCGCCCTCCCGTTCTTCCAGGCCGTGTACGACACGCTCCTCAAGCGCGAGCCCGACGGGACCTACGCCCCGATGCTCGCCACCGCGTGGAAGTACAACGACGACCGGACCGAACTGGCGCTCACCCTGCGCGGAGACGTGAAGTTCGACGACGGGACACCGTTCGACGCGGCGGCCGTCAAGGCCAACATGGAGCGGTTCGTCAAGAAGACCGGCGCCCAGGCCAAGACCCTCAAGGACGTGGAGTCCATCGAGGTCGTGGACGCCGCCCACGTGACCCTGAAGCTGGGCCGGCCCAACCCCGCGATGCTGTTCTACCTGAGCGACGCGGCCGGTCTCATGGCCAACCCGGCGGCGTTCGCCAAGAGCGGTGACCCGCTCAAGACCAGGCCGGACGGCACCGGACCCTACGAGCTGGACACCGGGAAGACCGCCATCGGCACCCGCTGGGCGTTCCGCCGCGCCACGTCCTACTGGGGCCGCGGGCTGCCCTACGAGAACGTGACGATCAACTACTTCGACAACGAGACGGCCCTGGTCAACGGCATCAAGACCGGGCAGGTCAACGCCGCCGTGCTCCAGGACGCCGACCAGCAGGCCGGCGTGGAGAACGCTCCCAAGGTCACCACCGTCAAGCAGGAGTTCGACTTCCAGGGACTCCTGCTGTTCGACCGGGGCGGCGTGGTCACGCCGGCGCTGCGCGACACCAGGGTCCGGCAGGCGATCAACCACGCCATCGACCGTCGGACCATGCTCGACAAGCTCCGCCAGGGGCGCGGGCAGATCACCAACCAGATCTTCGGCACCGACACGGCCGCCTACAAGAAGGAACTGGACGCCTACTACGCCCACGACCCCGCCAAGGCCCGTGAGCTGCTGAAGCAGGCCGGGTTCGGCGGCGGCTTCACGCTGCGGCTGCCGCGCATCACGGCCATCGTCCCGGACGCGCTGGCCTCCTCGCTGCAGACCGACCTCGGCAAGGTCGGCATCAAGGTCACCTGGCAGACCATCGACCCGGGGTCCATCCGGCAGGTCTTCGGGCAGCGGGCGTACTCCGCCATGGTCATGAACCTCGGCCAGTCCGCCACCGACTGGGTCACCGTCGGCGACTACGTCACCCCCGGCGTCTTCAACATGTTCGGCTACTCCGACGCCACGGTGAAGGAACTGCTTCCCAAGATCCAGCGGGCCCCGGTCGAGGAGGCCGGACCGCATCTGCAGGCCCTCAACGAGCACCTGGTCAAGGACGCCTGGTTCGTGCCGTTCTACCGGATGACCTACCTGCACGTCTCCGACGGCTCCGTGAAGATCACGCCGCAGTCCGGGATGGCCGTCCCCTCCCTCTACAACTACGCACCGGCCAAGTGA
- a CDS encoding dipeptide/oligopeptide/nickel ABC transporter permease/ATP-binding protein, translated as MSDRPKNRGPLRRLLRNPLGLTAAVLLAAIVVAVVLAPVLSPQDPGAADLRDSFGGPTARHPLGFDSAGRDLLSRLLHGGRNTLGGALLAVLVALAIGVPSGLVAGYRGGRFDAAASWTVNLVMALPAMVVLLASRAILGPTVWVLMVVLGVLVAPGFFRLVRGIVTNVRHELYVDAAKVSGLRDSRIVARHVLVMVRAPIIIQAALITGLALALQAGLEFLGIGSGETPTWGAMLNEAFKNIQREPSMLVWPGLALGLTNASLVLLAGALRDALEDRGAEPVRRRSRPPATTPSRDATGRGGLLSVRDLVVSYALADGTVKQVVQGVDLDVHEGEIVGLVGESGSGKTQTAFSILGILPEGGHVAGGSVTVDGQEIVGLPERDHRVLRGDVIAYVPQEPMSNLDPAFTIGGQLMEPMRYKLRISKAEARRRALDLLRMVEIPDPERTFASYPHEISGGMAQRVLIAGAMSCDPKLLIADEPTTALDVTVQAEVLGLLRRLQRERGLGVLLVTHDLGVVADLCDRVTVMNDGRIVETGTTERVLHAPEDPYTQRLLGAVLDRAPAREPWRPSKGVDA; from the coding sequence ATGAGCGACAGGCCGAAGAACCGCGGGCCGCTCCGCCGTCTGCTGCGGAACCCGCTCGGTCTGACCGCCGCCGTCCTGCTGGCGGCCATCGTGGTCGCGGTGGTGCTCGCACCCGTCCTGAGCCCACAGGACCCCGGCGCCGCCGACCTGCGCGACTCATTCGGCGGGCCGACGGCGCGCCATCCGCTGGGCTTCGACTCCGCCGGCCGGGACCTGCTGTCCCGGCTGCTGCACGGAGGCCGCAACACCCTCGGCGGGGCGCTGCTCGCCGTCCTGGTGGCGCTCGCCATCGGAGTGCCGTCGGGGCTGGTGGCCGGGTATCGCGGCGGCCGGTTCGACGCGGCGGCGAGTTGGACGGTCAACCTGGTCATGGCGCTCCCGGCCATGGTGGTGCTGCTGGCGTCCCGGGCCATCCTGGGCCCCACGGTGTGGGTGCTGATGGTCGTCCTCGGAGTGCTGGTCGCACCCGGCTTCTTCCGGCTGGTCCGCGGCATCGTCACCAACGTGCGCCACGAGTTGTACGTGGACGCCGCCAAGGTGTCGGGGTTGCGGGACTCCCGGATCGTGGCCCGGCACGTGCTCGTGATGGTGCGCGCCCCGATCATCATCCAGGCCGCCCTCATCACCGGTCTCGCCCTGGCCCTCCAAGCGGGCCTGGAGTTCCTCGGCATCGGCAGCGGCGAGACCCCCACCTGGGGCGCCATGCTGAACGAGGCGTTCAAGAACATCCAGCGCGAACCCTCCATGCTCGTGTGGCCGGGCCTGGCGCTGGGCCTCACCAACGCGTCCCTGGTCCTGCTCGCCGGGGCGCTGCGGGACGCGCTGGAGGACCGCGGGGCCGAGCCCGTCCGCCGCCGTTCCCGTCCTCCCGCGACCACCCCGTCGCGGGACGCGACGGGACGCGGCGGGCTGCTGTCCGTACGCGACCTCGTGGTCTCCTACGCCCTTGCGGACGGCACCGTGAAGCAGGTCGTGCAAGGCGTGGACCTCGACGTGCACGAAGGGGAGATCGTCGGTCTGGTCGGCGAGTCGGGCTCCGGCAAGACGCAGACGGCGTTCTCGATCCTCGGCATCCTTCCCGAGGGCGGCCACGTCGCCGGGGGCAGCGTCACGGTGGACGGACAGGAGATCGTCGGGCTGCCCGAACGCGACCACCGGGTGCTGCGCGGCGACGTGATCGCCTACGTCCCTCAAGAGCCGATGAGCAACCTCGACCCGGCCTTCACCATCGGCGGTCAGCTCATGGAGCCGATGCGGTACAAGCTTCGCATCTCCAAGGCCGAGGCCCGGCGCCGTGCCCTGGACCTGTTGCGCATGGTCGAGATCCCGGACCCGGAGCGCACCTTCGCCTCCTACCCGCACGAGATCTCCGGCGGCATGGCACAGCGGGTCCTCATCGCGGGCGCGATGTCCTGCGACCCGAAGCTCCTCATCGCCGACGAGCCGACCACGGCGCTCGACGTGACGGTCCAGGCGGAGGTGCTCGGGCTGCTGCGCAGGCTCCAGAGGGAACGGGGCCTGGGCGTCCTCCTGGTCACCCACGACCTGGGCGTCGTCGCCGACCTGTGCGACCGGGTGACCGTGATGAACGACGGCCGCATCGTCGAGACGGGCACGACCGAGCGGGTGCTGCACGCTCCCGAGGACCCGTACACCCAGAGGCTGCTGGGCGCGGTGCTGGACCGGGCACCGGCGCGCGAGCCCTGGCGACCTTCGAAAGGCGTGGACGCGTGA
- a CDS encoding TetR/AcrR family transcriptional regulator, protein MTAQTPHRPSKGERTRARILDSAAELFSRSGFAAVSLRDIAAHAELTHAGVLHHFPGKESLLIEVLGRRDRIDAKLLFGTNADAPPEELLEALIGIVARNMGTPGLVALYVKISGEATAPDHPAHAYFVDRYRVLRERLAEIVSALSAQADPPLDHDPVAVAQQLLALMDGLQTQWLLEPDAVDMRASVVTFLRQLGLHVDTPQAPDPRGTA, encoded by the coding sequence GTGACCGCACAGACACCGCACCGGCCGTCCAAGGGTGAGCGCACCCGCGCCCGCATCCTCGACTCGGCGGCCGAGCTGTTCTCTCGTTCGGGGTTCGCGGCCGTGTCCCTGCGCGACATCGCGGCCCACGCCGAACTGACCCACGCGGGCGTGCTGCACCACTTCCCGGGCAAGGAGTCCCTGCTGATCGAGGTGCTCGGACGGCGCGACCGGATCGACGCCAAGCTGCTGTTCGGGACGAACGCCGACGCCCCTCCGGAGGAGCTGCTCGAAGCCCTCATCGGCATCGTGGCGCGCAACATGGGGACCCCCGGCCTGGTCGCCCTCTACGTGAAGATCTCCGGTGAGGCGACCGCGCCCGACCACCCGGCGCACGCGTACTTCGTCGACCGCTACCGGGTCCTGCGCGAGCGGCTCGCGGAGATCGTGTCCGCGCTCTCCGCCCAGGCCGACCCGCCCCTCGACCACGACCCCGTCGCCGTCGCCCAGCAACTGCTGGCGCTGATGGACGGGCTGCAGACCCAATGGCTCCTGGAACCGGACGCGGTCGACATGCGCGCCTCCGTCGTCACGTTCCTGAGGCAACTCGGGCTGCACGTGGACACCCCGCAAGCCCCCGACCCCCGAGGTACCGCATGA
- a CDS encoding ABC transporter ATP-binding protein codes for MNDLLTVEDLRVSFPGRGRRAPRTDVLKGVSLRIRPGETLGLVGGSGSGKTTIGRAILGLVPVRSGAITFMGERIEGASARRRRELSRDLQVIFQDPYTSLNPSLTIGDTLSEPLLAQGIGRAEARRRVGGLLDRVRLPADAADRLPREFSGGQRQRVAIARALAVGPKLIVCDEPVSALDLTTRQTVLDLLLEIQRQTGVSYLFVSHDLAVVRVMSHRVSVIHRGEIVETGEASTVTTRPEHDYTRRLVLAAPVADVARQRARREAFERASAQPSGANTSTDR; via the coding sequence GTGAACGACCTGCTGACGGTCGAGGACCTTCGAGTGTCCTTCCCGGGAAGGGGCCGGCGGGCCCCGCGCACCGACGTGCTGAAAGGCGTGTCCCTGCGCATCCGCCCGGGCGAGACCCTGGGCCTGGTCGGCGGTTCGGGGTCGGGCAAGACCACCATCGGCCGGGCGATCCTCGGGTTGGTGCCCGTACGGTCGGGCGCGATCACGTTCATGGGCGAGCGCATCGAGGGGGCCTCCGCCCGGCGCCGCCGTGAGCTGAGCAGGGACCTCCAGGTCATCTTCCAGGACCCGTACACGTCGCTGAACCCGTCGCTGACCATCGGCGACACCCTGTCGGAGCCGCTGCTCGCCCAGGGCATCGGGAGAGCCGAGGCGCGCCGTCGGGTGGGCGGACTGCTGGACCGGGTGCGTCTGCCCGCCGACGCCGCCGACCGGCTGCCGCGCGAGTTCTCCGGGGGGCAGCGACAGCGTGTGGCCATCGCCCGCGCGCTGGCGGTCGGGCCGAAGCTCATCGTGTGCGACGAGCCGGTGTCGGCCCTGGACCTGACGACCCGGCAGACCGTCTTGGACCTGCTCCTGGAGATCCAGCGGCAGACGGGGGTCTCCTACCTGTTCGTCTCCCATGACCTCGCGGTGGTCCGGGTGATGAGCCACCGGGTGTCCGTCATCCATCGCGGCGAGATCGTGGAGACGGGTGAGGCGTCCACGGTGACCACGCGCCCGGAGCACGACTACACGCGTCGACTCGTCCTGGCGGCCCCGGTCGCCGACGTCGCGCGACAGCGGGCGCGCCGGGAGGCGTTCGAGCGGGCGAGCGCTCAGCCCTCCGGCGCGAACACCTCCACGGACCGGTAG